The segment tgctgggattacaagcctgagccaccgcgcccggcgcaagGTCTTATTAATACTAaaggccaggccaggcgcggtggttcatgcctgtaatcccagcactttgggaggctgaggcaggtggatcatgaggtcagaagatcaagaccatcctggctaacatggtgaaaccccgtctctactaaaaatacaaaaaaattagccaggcgtggtagcgggagcctgtagtcccagctactcgggaggctgaggcaggagaatggcgtgaacctgggaggtggaactagcagtgggctgagatcgtgccactgcactctagcctgggcgacagagcaagactccgtctcaaaaaaacaccaaaaaacaaacaaaaaaaaaaactaaaggctAAAATATCTTACACACGAAGAGCTAATCATCCATGTTTTAAACAATCTCCAGTTGCCAGAAGAAATAGCCATTGTACATGTCTCCGGACACCAAAACGACTTTTCCTTTACAAGTCAGGGAAATAACCTTGCAGATCAAGTGGCTAAACAGGCTGCCATTTCATCTGAAACACCCATCTTTCACTTAACCCCTTGTTTTCCTCCCCCTGCTACAACCCCTACCTTGTCTGctgcagaaaaggaaaaataataaaaatggagcCAAAGAAAACTCAGAAGGAAAATGGGTGTTACCAGATCAAAGAGAAATGCTATTCAAACCCCTCATGAGAGAAATCCTACCCACCTGCATCAAGGGACCCAATGGGGACCCCAAGCCATGTGTGACACAGTTCTCAGGGTTTATGGGTGTATACCCTAGCCAAACAGGTTACGGATAGTTGCTTAATATGTAAGGAAACCAACAAACAAGTCATAAAGAAATCATCCCTGGGCGGGGAGGGATTCAGGGCTAAGACCATTCCAATTGTTCAAACTGACTACACTGAAATGCCCCCAATCGGTCGCCTAAAGTACTTAGTAATAGCAGATCACCTCACTCACTGGGTCGAAGCTATTCCCTTTTCAAATGCAATGGCCAATCATGTAGTTAAagcattaattaaaaatatagtgCCCAGGTTTGGGCTAATAGAAAATATTGACTCAGACAGTGAAACCTATTTCATAGCACATATCATTAAAAAGCTATCCTAAGCGCTAGACATTAGATGGAAATATCATACTCCTTGGCACCCACCTTCATCAGGGAGAGTAGAAAGGATGAATCAGACCTTAAAGAACCATTTAACCAAGTTAGTTCTATAGATTTGGTTGCCATGGACCAAATGTCTTCCTACTGCCTTGTTAAGAACCCAAACTGCAGTTCCGCCGCTGTCGCCGCCGTCGTGCAGCATGCCACTCGGCAGAGGGGCCAGGCCTGcgttctctcctccttcctccccgcCTCCAGCTGCCGGCAGGACCTTTCTCTCGCTGCTACTGGGACCCTGTGTCATAGCCCAGGCTGAGCACGATGCCCCCTAAAAGGGGAGGTGATAGAATTAAACCACCCCCAATCATTGGAAGATTTGGAACCTCACTGAAAATTGGTATTGTTGGATTGCCAAATGTTGGGAAATTTACTTTCTTCAATATATTAACCAATAGTCAGGCTTCAGCAGAAAACTTCCCATTCTGCACTATTGATCCTAATGAGAGCAGAGTACCTGTGCCAGATGAAAGGTTTGACTTTCTTTGCCAATATCACAAACCAGCAAGCAAAATTCCTGCCTTTCTAAATGTAGTGGATATTGCTGGCCTTGTGAAAGGAGCTCACAATGGGCAGGGCCTGGGGAATgcttttttatctcattttagtGCTTGTGATGGCATTTTCATCTAACACATGCTTTTGAAGATGATGATATCACGCATGTTGAAGAAAGTGTAGATCCTATTCGAGATATAGAAATAATACATGAAGAGCTTCAgcttaaagatgaggaaatgatTGGGCCCATTATAGATAAACTAGAAAAGGTGGCTGTGAGAGGAGGAGATAAAAAACTAAAACCTGAATATGATATAACGTGCAAAGTAAAATCCCGGGTTATAGATCAAAAGAAACCTGTTCACTTCTATCATGATTGGAATGACAAAGAGATTGAAGTGTTGAATAAACACTTATTTTTGACTTCAAAACCAATGGTCTACTTGGTTAATCTTTCTGAAAAAGACTacattagaaagaaaaacaaatggttGATAAAAATTAAAGAGTGGGCGGACAAGTATGACCCAGGTGCCTTGGTCATTCCTTTTAGTGGGGCCTTGGAACTCAAGTTGCAAGAATTGAGCGCTGAAGAGAGACAGCAGTATCTGGAAGCGAACATGACACAAAGTGCTTTCCCAAAGATCATTAAGGCTGGGTTTGCAGCACTCCAACTAGAATACTTTTTCACTGCAGGCCCAGATGAAGTGCGTGCATGGACCATCAGGAAAGGGACAAAGGCTCCTCAGGCTGCAGGAAAGATTCACACAGATTTTGAAAAGGGATTCATTATGGCTGAAGTAGTGAAATATGAAGATTTTAAAGAGGAAGGTTCTGAAAATGCAGTCAAGGCTGCTGGAAAGTACAGACAACAAGGCAGAAATTATATTGTTGAAGatggagatattattttcttcaaatttaacACACCTCAACAAccgaagaagaaacaaaatttagTTATTGCTCAGATAAACATACAACTTCCAAAAggcatctgattttttaaaaattaaaatttctgaaaaccaaTGGGACAAATAAAGTTGGGGAGATGGGAATCTTTgacaaacaaattatttttatttgttttaaaattaaaatactgtgTACCCTCTCCCCCCTCAATGAAATGCAAGTTCACTAAATGTGAACATCTTTGCTTCTCACGTGATTAAGACCCTACTCCAAATTGTAGAAGCTTTTCAGGAACCATATTACTCTCATGATACTTTATTAATCTCCATCATGTATGCCAAGCCTAACACATACACATTTGACAGTGAGGACAATGTGGCTTGCTCCTTTTTGAATCTACAGATAATGCATGTTTTATAGTACTCCAGATATCTACACTCATttgacaaaaccaaaaaaaaaaaaaaaaaaaaagaatccaaactGCTCCTCGAAAAGATACTGGCCTTTCCCCTTACGAGATGCTCTATGGATTGCCTTATTTACACTCCACTGCTGATGTTCCAAAAAGACCAGTTCCTCAGGAATTATATTCTTGGTCTCTCCcctactttctcttttcttaaaacCAAAGGTCTCCTAGCACAGGCTCTGCCTCTGGAGTTCCCAGTACATCAACATTAGCCTGGGGATCACGTCCTTATCAAGAGCTGAAAAGAGGAGAAACTTGAGCCAGCCTGGGAAGGACCTTACCTGGTGCTTCTAACCACTGAAACTGTAGTCCGGACAGCAGAAAAAGGATAGACCCATCACACCCGAGTCAAGAAAGCACTGCCACCTCCAGAGTCATGGGCCATTATCCCAGGGGAAAACCCTCTcaaactaaagctaagaaaagtttaactctctttcatctattctattactctttctcctttcctcattCTGTTGCTGACCACCTTGTTATCAATGTAACTAAATCAAACTCACCCCAAGTTATTATGTTTGATGCCTGTTTAGTCATACCCTGTAGAGATCTCCAAAGTCAAAGGCAACTCTCAGCCTCAGAAAAGTATCTCTGCCGCTTTAAAATAAGAGGCTCCCCCTACCAAGACTCTTCTCAGAAAATATAGGGAAACAGGTCTGCCATAGCTGGAATGATGTTCTGTGGACAACTGAGTATCAAGGCTGGACCTCATCAACATGTGGCTGTATATACTTAAAACCATACATTCACTTTACTAAAGGAAGCACCCCTCCCCTCGATTTTCATTATAACCAATGTAATCCAGTGAAGATTTCTACTCTCACTCCGGCCTCTACCAACCCTCTAGACCTACTTTGAGTCGCTTCTATGGCATAGGGACCAACACGGCACAGACCTCATAGGGTCTTTTGAAATGTGTTTTATTAATCTCTCATCCTCTtcacctccttccctctcttctcattCTAAGCCTTCTTCTAATCAGACTGCCATACCTTCCACACCCAATGATAAGACTAAAGTAGATATTGTAGAAGTAAATGATCTAAGGCAAACTTTAGCAACTGAAACAAAATAtcaagatgcaaatgcctggttggaatggatcaaatattcTGTCCGCACAtgaaacaaaagcaattgttatgcttgtgcTCACGGCCAGCCAGAGACCCAGATTGACCCCTTTCCACTCGGACAGTCCCCCAGTCAACCAGGCATGGGCAGCATGGTAACTCTCTTCCAGGATTCTATAGCTTGGGGCAATCAATCATGCcaagctctctctctgctctATCCCAAAGTTCAACATCCTGCAGGTCAGCCCCAGAGGGCCATCCAGCTTCCGTCTCCCAACATCAATTTCACCTCCTGTTTCTCACAACAAGGGGAAAACTTGGTGTTCCTTGGAAGCTTaacaggatgcagtgagcttaagcCTTTCCAAGAGCTTACCCATCAGTCTGCCCTTAGTCATCCTCAAGCAGATGTATGGTGGTATTGTGGCGGACCCTTACTGGACACTCTGCCAAGTAACTGGAGTGGTACTTGCACTCTTGTccaattggctatccctttcaccctggcatttcatcaaccagaaaaagaaaagccacaacaCCATAAAATAAGAGAAGCCCCTTACAGGTTTTTTGACTCTCAAGTTTATTTAGATGCAACTGGAGTCCCATGGGGAGTACCTGATAAATTAAAAGCCCGGGACCAAATAGTCTGCAGGATTTGAATCAATATTTCCATGggtaactattaataaaaatagttataaccAACAGCAGTTTATTAATTATACCAGGGATGCTATCAAAGGAATAGCTGAGCAGTTAGGGCCGACTAGCCAGATGGCTTAGGAAAACAGAATGGCCCTAGGCATGATATTAGCTGAAAAAGGTAGAGTTTGTGTTATGATTAAAACTCAgtgtcagccgggcgcggtggctcacgcctgtaatcccagcactttgggaggccgaggcgggtggatcatgaggtcaggagatcaagaccatcctggttaacacagtgaaaccccatctctactaaaaatacaaaaaattagccgggtgaggtggcgggcacctgtagtcccagctactcgggaggctgaggcaggagaatggcgtgaactccagggggcggagcctgcagtgagctgagatcgcgccactgcactccagcctgggtgacagcgagactccgtctcaaaaaaaaaaaaaaaaactcaatgtcTTACCTTCATCCTGAACCATACTGCCCCAGATGGGAGTTATCAAAAGCCTTACAAGGGACTTACCATTTAATCTAATGAATTGGCTAAAAATTCTGGAGTCAATAACCCTTCTTCAGGATGGCTAGACAGGTGGTTTGGTAAATGGAAAGGAATCATAGCCTCAATTCTTACTTCTCTTGCAGTCGTAATAGGTGTACTCATTCTTGTTGGGTCTTGTGTCATACCATGCATCCATGGGCTAGTACAAAGGCTTATAGAAATAGCACTTACTAAAACCTCCCTTAGCTCTCCTCCACCTTATTCAGATAAGATTTTCCTTTCAGACGATCAAGTCAAACAGCAAAGCCAAGACATCTTAAAAAGGTTTGAAGAGGAagaactataaaaattaaaagggagAAACTGTAGGATACAATAAAATTCTTCTTCAAAGGTTTAGCCTGTTAACTTCCTTGTTCTTTGTTCACAAACTCAACTTTCTTGTTCTCTATGCCTCCTTGCCCCAGTTACTGTAACTGTAAACAATTTTCCTGTCAGTCCTAATCAATAACTCACATCTGTTCCCTTGGTTACCCACTCTTCACCCTTTCCTCCCTTTGAAACCGCACGTCCCACCACTGTAACTCacatttcccttcccttccttattTGGTAAAGTATTCACAAATAGCCAATTGGGTCAGTTTAGATTGTGCGGTCCAACCACAGCCCACGGAGGAATGACAAAGAGGCAGGGACTGCATTAGGAATAAAAACCCCTGCTTTCCTTTGTTCAGTGTGCTCTTGCAATTGTGATTGACACAAgcagcacccttctgcagaagtaaattgccttgctgagataACTTTTGCCTGAGTGCTGGTTTCACTTTGTGGCAGTGAGCATTTATCTccaacaagtagaagaaagaacttcagagcttgaagacaaagCATTTGAAGTAACTCAACCagacaaagacaaataaaaaagaattttttttttttgagacagtctcgctctgtcgcccaggctggatggagtgcagtgacgtgatctcggctcactgcaagctccgcctcctgggttcataccattctcctacctcagcctcccaagtagctgggactacaggcgcccgccaccacacctggctaattttttgtatttttagtagagacggggtttcatcatgttaaccaggacggtctcgatctcctgaccttgtgatctgcctgcctcggcctcccaaagtgctgggattacaggtgtgagccactgcacccaaccaaaaagaatttttaaaaatgaacaaagcttccaagaaatttaggattatgttaaacagccagacctaagaataattggtgttcctcaggaagaagagaaatctaaaccTTTAGAAAgcttatttgagggaataatcaaggaaaagttCCTTGCCCTCACCAGACATCTATACAtctaaatacaagaagctcaaagaacacctgaaaaattcattgcaaaaagataatTACCTAGGCAcacagtcatcaggttatctaaagtcaagatgaagggaAAGATCTTAAGAGCCaaaaggcaaaagcatcaggGAACCTACAatggaaaacctatcagattaacagcagatttctcagcagaaaccctgtaagccagaagggattggggtcctatctttagcctcctcaaacaaaataattgccagccaagaattttgtatccagcaaaactatgcTTCATAAATGaggagagataaagtctttttcagacaaacaaatgctgagagaatttgccactagcaagccagcactacaagaaatgtcAAAAGGAGTTCtcaatcttgaaataaaaatagaacctcctttaggtatatattttaaaaggcttataaaacaataacataattttaaaaagcaccaaCTATCACTATGAATAAAACACTATCTCATaattcaatactaacattgaatgtaaatggcctgaaTGCTCCAcgtaaaagatacagaatggataAAATTCACCACCCAatcatctgctgtcttcaagagactcatctaatGCATagggactcacataaacttaaagtaaaggggtagaaaaagatactgcatgcaaatggaaaccaaaagcaagcaagagtagctattctttcttttttctttgagatggagtctcgctctgttgcccaggctggagtgcagtggcgtgatctcagctcactgcaacctctgcctcctgggttcaaacaattctcctgcctcagcctcccaagtagttgggactacaagcatgtgccaccatgcccagctaaatttttgtatttttagtagagacagggtttcactgtgttagccaggatggtctcaatctcctgacctcataatctgcctgccttggcctcccaaagtgctaggattatagacgtgagccagcCAAGAGtagctatgtttttttttgttttttgttttttgttttctgagactaagtcttgctctgtcaccaggctggaatgcagtggtgctatcttggctcactgcaacctctgcctcctgagttcaagcaattctcctgcctcagcctcccgagtagctgggactacaggtgcatgctaccacacccagctaatttttgtatttttaatagagatggggtttcacaatgttggcaaagatggtctcaatctcctgacctcatgatccgcctgcctcagcctcccaaagtgctgggattacaggcgtgagccaccaagccttgcCGAGTAGCTATTCCTGTATCAcacaaacagactttaaagcaacaacagttaaaaaaagacaaaaaggggccaggcatggtggctcacacctgtaatcccagcactttgggaggccaaggcgggtggatcatgagttcaggagatcgagaccatcctggctaatgtggtgaaactctgtctctactaaaaaaatacaaaaaaattagctgggcgtggtggtgggtgcctgtagtcccagctactttggaggctgaggcagaagaatggtgtgaacccaggaggcggagcttgcagtgaaccgagattgcaccactgcactccagcctgggcaacagagcaagactctgtctcaaaaaaaaaaaaaaaagacaaaaagggacattacataatgataaaagatcagtccagccggg is part of the Symphalangus syndactylus isolate Jambi chromosome 18, NHGRI_mSymSyn1-v2.1_pri, whole genome shotgun sequence genome and harbors:
- the LOC129468049 gene encoding LOW QUALITY PROTEIN: obg-like ATPase 1 (The sequence of the model RefSeq protein was modified relative to this genomic sequence to represent the inferred CDS: inserted 1 base in 1 codon) is translated as MPPKRGGDRIKPPPIIGRFGTSLKIGIVGLPNVGKFTFFNILTNSQASAENFPFCTIDPNESRVPVPDERFDFLCQYHKPASKIPAFLNVVDIAGLVKGAHNGQGLGNAFLSHFSACDGXFHLTHAFEDDDITHVEESVDPIRDIEIIHEELQLKDEEMIGPIIDKLEKVAVRGGDKKLKPEYDITCKVKSRVIDQKKPVHFYHDWNDKEIEVLNKHLFLTSKPMVYLVNLSEKDYIRKKNKCGALELKLQELSAEERQQYLEANMTQSAFPKIIKAGFAALQLEYFFTAGPDEVRAWTIRKGTKAPQAAGKIHTDFEKGFIMAEVVKYEDFKEEGSENAVKAAGKYRQQGRNYIVEDGDIIFFKFNTPQQPKKKQNLVIAQINIQLPKGI